A genomic stretch from Salarias fasciatus chromosome 10, fSalaFa1.1, whole genome shotgun sequence includes:
- the fgfr4 gene encoding fibroblast growth factor receptor 4 isoform X1, giving the protein MLRGCMFCLLLLCLTDGVAARPADLRSKDLRVSRPLIVPGYPENTTGLLGGQVKLVCKIHRPASTKVQWLKTEAGGSGRGQGGSPRLRALTTQQSSGSKFKYLSLSNVTLEDAGEYICMAESVHRGQTVQAMQSAWLQVLPGKIIPKTEDLTAPEIPPADVLEDLSEDTTEHFLLEPGDILELPCDLNTRPGMAVSWYKGGVRVLPTPRIQMRGAVMEITDVTYEDSGVYVCVLRGSKEPVRNFTITVADSLGSGDDDEDNGLDDSSAEIENDQVYVSRGPYWTHTQRMEKKLYAVPAGNTVKFRCPAAGSPMPNIRWLKNGREFRGEHRIGGIKLRHQHWSLVMESVVPSDRGNYTCVVENTYGSISHSYVLDVLERSPHRPILQAGLPANTTAVVGSDVRFQCKVYSDAQPHIQWLKHIERNGSRYGFDGTPYVQVLKTGSLNMSEVEVLYLSKVTMEDAGEYTCLAGNSIGFAHQSAWLTVISEEEAAEAMDRMETKYTDIIIYASGFLAFIMAIIIVVLCRMQVHPRREPFDALPVQKLSKFPLRRQFSVESNSSGKSSASLMRVARLSSSCSPMLAGVLEFELPFDPDWEFPRENLTLGKPLGEGCFGQVVRADAYGINKECPEQATTVAVKMLKDDATDKDLADLISEMELMKVMDKHKNIINLLGVCTQDGPLYVLVEYASKGSLREYLRARRPPGMDYTFDVTKVPEEQLTFKDLLSCAYQVARGMEYLASKRCIHRDLAARNVLVTEDNVMKIADFGLARGVHQIDYYKKTTNGRLPVKWMAPEALFDRVYTHQSDVWSFGVLMWEIFTLGGSPYPGIPVEELFKLLKEGHRMDKPSNCTHELYMKMRECWHAVPTQRPTFAQLVEELDRVLLSISDEYLDLSTPFEQYSPSCEDTSSSCSSDNDSVFTHDALSTDPCLLGYQDVSSRRDLKAALR; this is encoded by the exons atCTGCGGGTTTCCAGGCCTCTGATTGTTCCGGGTTACCCAGAGAACACCACGGGGCTGCTGGGCGGTCAGGTCAAGCTGGTGTGTAAAATCCACCGGCCGGCGTCGACCAAGGTGCAGTGGCTGAAGACGGAGGCCGGCGGCTCGGGGCGGGGCCAGGGAGGGTCCCCCCGCCTCAGGGCTCTGacg ACTCAGCAGAGCAGCGGCTCCAAGTTTAAGTATCTCAGCCTGTCCAACGTCACCCTGGAGGATGCTGGCGAGTACATCTGCATGGCCGAGAGCGtccacagaggacagactgtcCAGGCCATGCAGTCGGCGTGGCTCCAGGTCCTGCCTG GTAAAATCATTCCCAAAACCGAGGACCTGACTGCTCCTGAAATTCCTCCAG CAGATGTTCTGGAGGACCTGAGTGAAGACACCACGGAGCATTTCCTGCTGGAGCCCGGGGACATCCTGGAGCTCCCCTGCGACCTGAACACCCGGCCCGGCATGGCGGTCAGCTGGTACAAAGGCGGCGTGCGGGTTCTGCCCACGCCTCGCATCCAGATGCGCGGAGCCGTCATGGAGATCACCGACGTGACGTACGAAGACTCGGGCgtctatgtgtgtgttctgcggGGATCCAAAGAGCCTGTGAGGAACTTCACCATCACAGTGGCAG ACTCATTGGGGTCAGGCGATGACGACGAGGACAACGGTTTGGACGACTCATCGGCCGAGATTGAGAACGACCAAGTTTACGTCTCTCGag GTCCGTACTGGACCCACACCCAGCGCATGGAGAAGAAGCTCTACGCTGTCCCTGCTGGCAACACGGTGAAGTTTCGCTGCCCGGCCGCCGGAAGCCCCATGCCGAACATCCGCTGGCTGAAAAATGGACGGGAGTTCCGAGGAGAGCACCGTATCGGAGGCATAAAG CTGCGACACCAGCACTGGAGTCTGGTGATGGAGAGCGTGGTGCCCTCGGACAGAGGAAACTACACCTGTGTGGTGGAGAACACGTACGGCTCCATCTCTCACAGCTACGTTCTGGATGTCCTCG AGCGTTCCCCCCACAGGCCCATCCTGCAGGCCGGCCTCCCAGCCAACACCACAGCAGTGGTGGGCAGCGATGTGCGGTTCCAGTGTAAGGTCTACAGCGACGCCCAGCCCCACATCCAGTGGCTCAAGCACATCGAACGGAACGGGAGTCGCTACGGTTTTGACGGGACTCCGTACGTCCAGGTCCTCAAG ACTGGCAGTTTGAACATGTCAGAGGTGGAGGTGCTCTATTTGTCCAAAGTGACGATGGAGGATGCAGGGGAGTACACCTGCCTGGCTGGAAACTCCATCGGCTTCGCGCACCAGTCGGCGTGGCTCACCGTTATTTCAG aggaggaagcagcggaGGCCATGGACAGGATGGAGACCAAGTACACGGACATCATCATCTACGCCTCTGGATTCCTGGCGTTCATCATGGCCATCATCATCGTGGTGTTGTGTCGGATGCAGGTTCACCCCCGCAGGGAGCCGTTCGACGCCCTGCCCGTGCAGAAGCTTTCCAAGTTCCCCCTTCGTAGACAG TTCTCGGTGGAGTCCAACTCCTCGGGGAAGTCGAGTGCGTCTCTGATGAGGGTGGCTCggctgtcctccagctgttcgCCCATGTTGGCTGGAGTTCTGGAGTTTGAGTTGCCCTTTGACCCGGACTGGGAGTTCCCCAGAGAGAA CTTGACGTTGGGTAAACCTTTAGGAGAAGGCTGCTTCGGTCAGGTGGTCAGAGCCGACGCTTACGGCATCAACAAGGAGTGTCCCGAGCAGGCCACCACCGTGGCGGTCAAGATGCTCAAAG ACGATGCCACGGACAAAGATCTGGCCGACCTCATATCGGAGATGGAGCTGATGAAGGTGATGGACAAACACAAGAACATCATCAACCTGCTGGGAGTCTGCACACAAGACG gcccGCTCTATGTGCTTGTTGAATATGCCTCCAAGGGCAGCCTGAGGGAGTACCTGCGGGCACGGCGGCCTCCGGGCATGGACTACACCTTCGACGTGACCAAGGTGCCCGAAGAGCAGCTCACCTTCAAAGACCTGCTGTCCTGCGCCTACCAGGTGGCTCGAGGGATGGAGTACCTGGCCTCCAAGAGG TGCATCCACAGAGATTTGGCGGCGAGGAACGTTCTGGTGACGGAGGACAACGTGATGAAGATCGCTGACTTCGGCCTGGCCAGAGGAGTCCACCAGATCGACTACTACAAAAAGACCACCAAT GGACGGCTGCCGGTCAAATGGATGGCGCCCGAGGCTCTGTTCGACAGAGTCTACACACACCAGAGCGACGT GTGGTCGTTTGGCGTCCTGATGTGGGAGATCTTCACGTTGGGGGGCTCTCCGTACCCCGGCATCCCCGTAGAGGAGCTCTTCAAGCTGCTGAAAGAAGGACACCGCATGGACAAACCCTCCAACTGCACACACGAGCT CTACATGAAGATGCGTGAGTGCTGGCACGCCGTTCCCACCCAGCGGCCGACCTTcgctcagctggtggaggagctggaccggGTGCTGCTCTCCATCTCAGACGAG TACCTGGACCTGTCCACGCCCTTCGAGCAGTACTCCCCCTCCTGCGAGGACAcgtccagctcctgctcctccgacAACGACTCGGTCTTCACCCACGATGCATTGTCCACCGACCCCTGCCTCCTGGGCTACCAGGACGTGAGCTCCCGGAGAGACCTGAAGGCCGCGCTGCGATAG
- the fgfr4 gene encoding fibroblast growth factor receptor 4 isoform X2: MLRGCMFCLLLLCLTDGVAARPADLRSKDLRVSRPLIVPGYPENTTGLLGGQVKLVCKIHRPASTKVQWLKTEAGGSGRGQGGSPRLRALTTQQSSGSKFKYLSLSNVTLEDAGEYICMAESVHRGQTVQAMQSAWLQVLPGKIIPKTEDLTAPEIPPDVLEDLSEDTTEHFLLEPGDILELPCDLNTRPGMAVSWYKGGVRVLPTPRIQMRGAVMEITDVTYEDSGVYVCVLRGSKEPVRNFTITVADSLGSGDDDEDNGLDDSSAEIENDQVYVSRGPYWTHTQRMEKKLYAVPAGNTVKFRCPAAGSPMPNIRWLKNGREFRGEHRIGGIKLRHQHWSLVMESVVPSDRGNYTCVVENTYGSISHSYVLDVLERSPHRPILQAGLPANTTAVVGSDVRFQCKVYSDAQPHIQWLKHIERNGSRYGFDGTPYVQVLKTGSLNMSEVEVLYLSKVTMEDAGEYTCLAGNSIGFAHQSAWLTVISEEEAAEAMDRMETKYTDIIIYASGFLAFIMAIIIVVLCRMQVHPRREPFDALPVQKLSKFPLRRQFSVESNSSGKSSASLMRVARLSSSCSPMLAGVLEFELPFDPDWEFPRENLTLGKPLGEGCFGQVVRADAYGINKECPEQATTVAVKMLKDDATDKDLADLISEMELMKVMDKHKNIINLLGVCTQDGPLYVLVEYASKGSLREYLRARRPPGMDYTFDVTKVPEEQLTFKDLLSCAYQVARGMEYLASKRCIHRDLAARNVLVTEDNVMKIADFGLARGVHQIDYYKKTTNGRLPVKWMAPEALFDRVYTHQSDVWSFGVLMWEIFTLGGSPYPGIPVEELFKLLKEGHRMDKPSNCTHELYMKMRECWHAVPTQRPTFAQLVEELDRVLLSISDEYLDLSTPFEQYSPSCEDTSSSCSSDNDSVFTHDALSTDPCLLGYQDVSSRRDLKAALR, encoded by the exons atCTGCGGGTTTCCAGGCCTCTGATTGTTCCGGGTTACCCAGAGAACACCACGGGGCTGCTGGGCGGTCAGGTCAAGCTGGTGTGTAAAATCCACCGGCCGGCGTCGACCAAGGTGCAGTGGCTGAAGACGGAGGCCGGCGGCTCGGGGCGGGGCCAGGGAGGGTCCCCCCGCCTCAGGGCTCTGacg ACTCAGCAGAGCAGCGGCTCCAAGTTTAAGTATCTCAGCCTGTCCAACGTCACCCTGGAGGATGCTGGCGAGTACATCTGCATGGCCGAGAGCGtccacagaggacagactgtcCAGGCCATGCAGTCGGCGTGGCTCCAGGTCCTGCCTG GTAAAATCATTCCCAAAACCGAGGACCTGACTGCTCCTGAAATTCCTCCAG ATGTTCTGGAGGACCTGAGTGAAGACACCACGGAGCATTTCCTGCTGGAGCCCGGGGACATCCTGGAGCTCCCCTGCGACCTGAACACCCGGCCCGGCATGGCGGTCAGCTGGTACAAAGGCGGCGTGCGGGTTCTGCCCACGCCTCGCATCCAGATGCGCGGAGCCGTCATGGAGATCACCGACGTGACGTACGAAGACTCGGGCgtctatgtgtgtgttctgcggGGATCCAAAGAGCCTGTGAGGAACTTCACCATCACAGTGGCAG ACTCATTGGGGTCAGGCGATGACGACGAGGACAACGGTTTGGACGACTCATCGGCCGAGATTGAGAACGACCAAGTTTACGTCTCTCGag GTCCGTACTGGACCCACACCCAGCGCATGGAGAAGAAGCTCTACGCTGTCCCTGCTGGCAACACGGTGAAGTTTCGCTGCCCGGCCGCCGGAAGCCCCATGCCGAACATCCGCTGGCTGAAAAATGGACGGGAGTTCCGAGGAGAGCACCGTATCGGAGGCATAAAG CTGCGACACCAGCACTGGAGTCTGGTGATGGAGAGCGTGGTGCCCTCGGACAGAGGAAACTACACCTGTGTGGTGGAGAACACGTACGGCTCCATCTCTCACAGCTACGTTCTGGATGTCCTCG AGCGTTCCCCCCACAGGCCCATCCTGCAGGCCGGCCTCCCAGCCAACACCACAGCAGTGGTGGGCAGCGATGTGCGGTTCCAGTGTAAGGTCTACAGCGACGCCCAGCCCCACATCCAGTGGCTCAAGCACATCGAACGGAACGGGAGTCGCTACGGTTTTGACGGGACTCCGTACGTCCAGGTCCTCAAG ACTGGCAGTTTGAACATGTCAGAGGTGGAGGTGCTCTATTTGTCCAAAGTGACGATGGAGGATGCAGGGGAGTACACCTGCCTGGCTGGAAACTCCATCGGCTTCGCGCACCAGTCGGCGTGGCTCACCGTTATTTCAG aggaggaagcagcggaGGCCATGGACAGGATGGAGACCAAGTACACGGACATCATCATCTACGCCTCTGGATTCCTGGCGTTCATCATGGCCATCATCATCGTGGTGTTGTGTCGGATGCAGGTTCACCCCCGCAGGGAGCCGTTCGACGCCCTGCCCGTGCAGAAGCTTTCCAAGTTCCCCCTTCGTAGACAG TTCTCGGTGGAGTCCAACTCCTCGGGGAAGTCGAGTGCGTCTCTGATGAGGGTGGCTCggctgtcctccagctgttcgCCCATGTTGGCTGGAGTTCTGGAGTTTGAGTTGCCCTTTGACCCGGACTGGGAGTTCCCCAGAGAGAA CTTGACGTTGGGTAAACCTTTAGGAGAAGGCTGCTTCGGTCAGGTGGTCAGAGCCGACGCTTACGGCATCAACAAGGAGTGTCCCGAGCAGGCCACCACCGTGGCGGTCAAGATGCTCAAAG ACGATGCCACGGACAAAGATCTGGCCGACCTCATATCGGAGATGGAGCTGATGAAGGTGATGGACAAACACAAGAACATCATCAACCTGCTGGGAGTCTGCACACAAGACG gcccGCTCTATGTGCTTGTTGAATATGCCTCCAAGGGCAGCCTGAGGGAGTACCTGCGGGCACGGCGGCCTCCGGGCATGGACTACACCTTCGACGTGACCAAGGTGCCCGAAGAGCAGCTCACCTTCAAAGACCTGCTGTCCTGCGCCTACCAGGTGGCTCGAGGGATGGAGTACCTGGCCTCCAAGAGG TGCATCCACAGAGATTTGGCGGCGAGGAACGTTCTGGTGACGGAGGACAACGTGATGAAGATCGCTGACTTCGGCCTGGCCAGAGGAGTCCACCAGATCGACTACTACAAAAAGACCACCAAT GGACGGCTGCCGGTCAAATGGATGGCGCCCGAGGCTCTGTTCGACAGAGTCTACACACACCAGAGCGACGT GTGGTCGTTTGGCGTCCTGATGTGGGAGATCTTCACGTTGGGGGGCTCTCCGTACCCCGGCATCCCCGTAGAGGAGCTCTTCAAGCTGCTGAAAGAAGGACACCGCATGGACAAACCCTCCAACTGCACACACGAGCT CTACATGAAGATGCGTGAGTGCTGGCACGCCGTTCCCACCCAGCGGCCGACCTTcgctcagctggtggaggagctggaccggGTGCTGCTCTCCATCTCAGACGAG TACCTGGACCTGTCCACGCCCTTCGAGCAGTACTCCCCCTCCTGCGAGGACAcgtccagctcctgctcctccgacAACGACTCGGTCTTCACCCACGATGCATTGTCCACCGACCCCTGCCTCCTGGGCTACCAGGACGTGAGCTCCCGGAGAGACCTGAAGGCCGCGCTGCGATAG